Genomic window (Candidatus Methylomirabilis sp.):
GCCCAGAATCTCGCGCACGGTCTCCAACAGTCCCATGTTGTGGACCTCGACACCGTCGAGGGGCAGCCCCTGAGCGCCCCGGAGCAGCTCCTTGATCCAGACCAGGTCGCTGTCCTTCGGGATGGCATACAGGCTTAGATAGCACCTCTTTCCCATCGATTTGACCCGCTCTACCCCAAGGGCGAGGGTGTCGATATGGCGGGAGAAATTGCCAGGATAGAGGGGACACGTAAAGTCTCCCAGATAGAGCGCGTCGTACGCGGTCAGATCGATCTCGTGTAGCTGCTTTGGACCAGGGATGTGCGTGGATAGTTCAAACATCTCCGCCTCCGCGTTCGTTTTGAAATGAGTAGCAAGGACGCTGTAGTCCAATAGTAGGACTTGAAGGGACAATGCACATCCAGTGCCAACCGTCCTCAAGGCGGATTATGTAACTATTTGATTATAAATACTTAGCCTAGCATAATGAGGAGTGTCGCCGGACTACGTCAGCGGAGAAAGATAAGCAATGGGGCAAAAGCCCCAAAATGAGTGTTCTGCCCCATATTAGTCTCACTTCGCGGCAGAAAGAGGGTGGCATTCAGAAAGGGTGTAAAAGGTTGCAAGGCGCGTCTACCCGTGTCGAAGGTCGAGGGGATGAGGTGAATGTGGAGATTGGGGGAGGGCTGTTTTTCCATAAGAGCCGAGACTTTCCGAAGACTTTTCAGTAAGGTCTCAGAGTATCGCATGGGTGATAAACATCTTACCCCCACAGATTGCGAGTTGTGGCGAATCGGCGATTCGCCGATTGCTCCGAAGTTCGACAACCCGCGCGCCAGGTGGCGGCGCGCCTTCGGCTGCTGAAGCGAAGCGACCCTACGCACGATGTTCTTCTCGCTCTGTTCGCTCGACGCGGTCCATATCATCGAAGGGGCCGGAAATCGCTTCTTGCTGACCAGATCTCCGCGTGCTGGGGTGATGTCTTCGGTAGCCGGGTCATCGCTGCCGCCATTCCTGATCACTTCACGGCCTTAAAAAATTGGAGCGGTAAGAATCAGGTGCCACTATCAGAAGGATGGCTTCAGCAAGATCTGTCCTTCTCACGAGGACACCTTAATCGGCATGGGCGGTCCGAAACAGTTCGTGCCGCATCCGGTAATATCGCTTGACACTTATTGGCTATACTGGCTATATTTGTAACCGGATGCGGTAGTCACTGGAAACATATATGTCCGGGGGCGATCAGTTGATTGAGACGATCAAATCCATCATCCTGGACTTCCAGGAAGCCCCGCTGGAGACCGGGGTGCCCCGGCGTGTGCGTATCGAGACCGTTCACGGCAAGGCCGCCGTCTGCATTGGGGTGCGGCGAAGCGGCAAGTCGACGTACATGTTTCAAATGATCCAGCGGCTGCTGGACAGCGGGGTCTCCAGGCAGAACATCCTGTACCTGAACTGTTTCGATGACCGCCTCCACACCCTGCAGCAGGACCATCTCGGTCTGATCACTGAAGCCTATTACTCCCTCTATCCGGAGAAAAAAAACACCGAAAAGGTCTACTGCTTTTTCGACGAGATTCAGGCCGTTCCCGGATGGGAGCGCTTCGTCGACCGCGTGATGCGGACGGAACAATGCGAGGTCTATCTCACGGGCTCGTCGGCCAAGATGCTCTCAAAGGAGATTGCCACGCAGATGCGCGGACGGGCGCTCTCATGGGAGCTGTTTCCGTTCTCGTTCAGGGAATTCCTGGACTACAAAGGCATCGAAAGTGAGGGCGCGCTGTCGACGAAGAAGCGGTTCCTCATTCAGAAGACCTTCGAGACCTACCGGGAGACCGGTGGCTTCCCCGAGGTCGTCGGCCTTGGCCGAAACCTGCGGATCAAGACTCACCAGGAATACTTTCACACCATCCTGTTTCGAGATTTGGTCGAGCGCCACGACGTCTCACACCCCAAAGCGGTGACCGATCTCGCGCACTGGCTGGTGGATAACACGGCATCGCACTACTCCGTCAACAGCCTCACAGGCTATCTCAAGTCACTGGGCCACAAGGCGCCGAAGTCAGCCGTATCGGATTACCTGGAATGGTTCGAGGATGCCTATTTCCTATTCACCGTGCGCATCTTCGACCCGTCGCTCGCACGCAGCAACACCAATCCGAAAAAGATCTACTGCGTCGATCACGCCCTGGTCACGTCGGTGTCTTCGGGAATTCTGGTCAACTCCGGGCATCTCCTGGAGAACCTCGTGTTTACGGCTCTTCGGCGCTTGTACCCGGAGATTTACTACTACAAGACGAAGACCGGACGGGAGGTCGACTTCATCGTCCCGATGCGTGGTCAACCGCGGATGTTGGTTCAGGTATGCGAGTCCCTGGCCGACCCGCAGACACGGAAACGAGAAACAGCGGCGTTGAGCGAGGCGATGGCTGAACTCAAGCTCACAACAGGAACCATCGTGACCCGGAGCGAGCATGAGCGAATCGAGGTGGACGGTAGAACCATCGAGGTCGTTCCGGCATGGCGCTTTCTCCTCGACCTACCGGAATCAACGGGCTAGCCACAGGTCCCTGTACACTTCCGCTGACTTTCGTAGATGCCGACCGTTGTGTCAAAACGCCTTTTCGCGTATATGGCGCAGCCGGTTTCGAGGCGTACCCGTCGTAAGCCCAGGGAAACTGAGATGGAGGCTCCTTCACACTTACGGGGTGATTGCGACACCATGCATCAGGACGTATGCGGCGAGACTGGCGGGTTCAGGTTGGTGCAGCGAGCGTGCGGAAAAGAAATGGAGTGTGATATCATCGCCTGCCTTCTCTTGTACCAGGGCTGTGGTGTGCGCGCGGGTAGTAAGGTCCCACGACTCGATGTCCTCTAGAAAGACCGCGAGATCGATGCCGCTCCATTCATCGGCACTTCCCTCCACCCACGGACCAAACAGGTAGGCCGCCGCTACAGGGGTATAGCGGGACAGCAGCTCCACTGCGTACCGGGAGCGGTGTTCGATCACAGCATCGATGTCAGCCATCGCACTACCTCCTCCGTGTTCTTACTACCTGCCGCGCCCACGGTGGGCGAAGCGTGGCGAGTTCAGTGGGTTGAGAATACCTCGCGGAGGGCGGAGACAAAGCGTTCGTTGTCACGGGGGGTGCCGATGGTCACTCTTAAGGATGTCGAGAGGCCATAACGGGTGAGGGGGCAAACGGCTATCCCCCTGTCCGCCAAGGCGCGAACCACCTGTTCCCCGTCCCGTTCGACATCGACGAGGATGAAGTTCGCCGCTGTCGGTGCGTAGCGCAATCCAAGCTCCTCGAAGGCCTGGTACAGATACCGCTTGCCGGCCTCATTGAGGCGCTTCGAGCTGACGAGGTGCACCACATCGTCTATGGCGGCCAAGGCGGCTGCACTGGCCAGGGCATTCACGTTAAACGGCTGCCTCGCCCTGTCGATGAGTGTAATGCAATCGGGCGGGGCGATTGCATACCCGATCCGCAATCCTGATAACCCATAAATCTTGGAGAAGCTCCGTAACGCGATCACAGGGCGACCCTCCTTCGCGTAGCCCACGGTATCAGGCTGAAGCGCATCCGGGACATACTCACGATATGCCTCGTCAAGCAGGACGATGACCCCTTCCGGGAGCGCCTCGACAAAGGCGGCGATGTCGTGAGGCGGGACGCAGCTTCCCGTCGGATTGTTCGGGTTGCCGATGAAAACCATCCTGGTCCGGGGCGTGATCCGTTCAGCCATTGTCTGAAGATCATGACGAAATGCTTTCAATGGGACTGATACCCGTTGACCTCCCGCGGCCTGGACGACCCGGCCGTAGAAGGCGAAGGCGGGATCGCCCATGATGGTCTCTATGCCGGGGCCGAGGAAGCACCTCGCGCACAGATCGATCAGCTCACTGCTGCCGTTCCCCAGCGCGACATGCGCGGCAGACAGCCCGAGCCGTTCGGCCAACCGCTCCTTGAGAGCGTGTCCCTGACAATCGGGGTAGCGGTTGATGCCCTGCAACACCCCCCGTATCGCCTTGACCGCCAGCGGCGATGGCCCTAATGGATTTTCGTTGTAGTCGAGCTTCACCCAATCCTCACTCACCGGCTCTCTGCCACCCTCCTCAAACAGTCTGCCATGGCGATAAGGGGGCAATCCTTTCAGGTATGGGGAAGCCGCATCTTCAAAGCTGGAGGACATAAGCCGGAACGGGATTAGAAATGCTTGTAGCGGAAGGCAACTGCCACGGCCTCGAGTTTGGTGTGAAGGCCGAGTTTGGCGAGGATCTTCTGGGTATGGTTACGAGCGGTGGTGGTACTGATGTGAAGCTGTTTCGCAATTCCCTTGGCACTTTCGCCACGGGCGATGAACCGGAGGACCTCCTGCTCTCTGGGCGTTAACACCTTCAAGGGAGAGGCGCTCCCTAGAGGGCTCATTCTGCCGCCATCCGGGAGGTCTCCTTCGCCTCCCAGCAGCGATTGTACCTTGCCGAGGAGGATCTCGGTCTCCACCTGCTTGGTCACGTCGTGAAAGATGTGGACCATGGTGAAGAGGCTCGGCGCGCCGCCAGGAACAACGATAGTACTGACGTGGAGCCAGAGGGGACGCCCCGCCTTGGTGTGAATCATGATCTCACGCCCCTCGACCGGCTCTTCATTCCTGGCCGAGGTGATTGGGGAGCAGTCAGCTCCACACAGTCGGCACCCTGTTCGGTTTCGTACAGCCCAGACCTCAGAACAGGGCCGTCCCATGACCTCTGCGGCCGTGTACCCCACAAGGCGCTCAGCCGCCTCGTTCCACAGGGTGACCATGTGGTCCTGATCGACGCCGAGCGCCCCATCGGCCGCACTTGAAAAGATGCCCGTCAGTGAACCATTCATCAGACCTGTCGCGTCCATTGTCTGCACCATGCAGTGTGTGAATATTTGACTAGGAGGTATACTCGTTAAAGATACCGAAGCCCACCGGAAAAATCAAGGAGACGGCGAACCGTAATAGTGATCATTCTTTGAGCGAAATCGGCTTTTGCTGCTCCTCTTGGTTACTCACCGCAGGCTTCTGAGGTATCTGGTCAGACCGGAGATCGGAAAGATCCATTGCCGAATGTTCTGCGACTTCCTCTGCGGTAGGACCAAGCGGTGTCAACCTCTGGAAATCTAATGAGACGCGGTCCACCTCCGGCTCACTTGAATTCTCGACAACTTTTTGAATCTTACGCTTCGTGATCCGTCCGAGAAAAAGACCGAGCAGAAACGCGATGAGAATGATGCCGATAAACTGGAGTACCGG
Coding sequences:
- a CDS encoding ATP-binding protein, yielding MSGGDQLIETIKSIILDFQEAPLETGVPRRVRIETVHGKAAVCIGVRRSGKSTYMFQMIQRLLDSGVSRQNILYLNCFDDRLHTLQQDHLGLITEAYYSLYPEKKNTEKVYCFFDEIQAVPGWERFVDRVMRTEQCEVYLTGSSAKMLSKEIATQMRGRALSWELFPFSFREFLDYKGIESEGALSTKKRFLIQKTFETYRETGGFPEVVGLGRNLRIKTHQEYFHTILFRDLVERHDVSHPKAVTDLAHWLVDNTASHYSVNSLTGYLKSLGHKAPKSAVSDYLEWFEDAYFLFTVRIFDPSLARSNTNPKKIYCVDHALVTSVSSGILVNSGHLLENLVFTALRRLYPEIYYYKTKTGREVDFIVPMRGQPRMLVQVCESLADPQTRKRETAALSEAMAELKLTTGTIVTRSEHERIEVDGRTIEVVPAWRFLLDLPESTG
- the hisC gene encoding histidinol-phosphate transaminase codes for the protein MSSSFEDAASPYLKGLPPYRHGRLFEEGGREPVSEDWVKLDYNENPLGPSPLAVKAIRGVLQGINRYPDCQGHALKERLAERLGLSAAHVALGNGSSELIDLCARCFLGPGIETIMGDPAFAFYGRVVQAAGGQRVSVPLKAFRHDLQTMAERITPRTRMVFIGNPNNPTGSCVPPHDIAAFVEALPEGVIVLLDEAYREYVPDALQPDTVGYAKEGRPVIALRSFSKIYGLSGLRIGYAIAPPDCITLIDRARQPFNVNALASAAALAAIDDVVHLVSSKRLNEAGKRYLYQAFEELGLRYAPTAANFILVDVERDGEQVVRALADRGIAVCPLTRYGLSTSLRVTIGTPRDNERFVSALREVFSTH
- a CDS encoding LuxR C-terminal-related transcriptional regulator; this encodes MDATGLMNGSLTGIFSSAADGALGVDQDHMVTLWNEAAERLVGYTAAEVMGRPCSEVWAVRNRTGCRLCGADCSPITSARNEEPVEGREIMIHTKAGRPLWLHVSTIVVPGGAPSLFTMVHIFHDVTKQVETEILLGKVQSLLGGEGDLPDGGRMSPLGSASPLKVLTPREQEVLRFIARGESAKGIAKQLHISTTTARNHTQKILAKLGLHTKLEAVAVAFRYKHF
- a CDS encoding nucleotidyltransferase domain-containing protein; translated protein: MADIDAVIEHRSRYAVELLSRYTPVAAAYLFGPWVEGSADEWSGIDLAVFLEDIESWDLTTRAHTTALVQEKAGDDITLHFFSARSLHQPEPASLAAYVLMHGVAITP